CCGGGTGGCGAAGAGTTTTGTCATGTCGGTGCCCGTCGGATCGTTGAAGAAGGCGTCGGTGAGCGAACTCTGGTTCTGCGAGATTACCTCGTCGGGATCGGGGCGCACGATATGGTGCTTGCAGGCATTCAGATCCTTGCCCTCGGTGGCGATATCGCCGTCCTTGGCAAAATCGATCGCCGTATACATGGTCGGATCCCAGGCGCCGAAGCTGAGCTTGCCCTTGATGGATAGAGGTTTAGCCGGCTTCACGGAAAAGAACATCAGGATCTGCTGATCCTTGTAATCCACATGAATGGCGTCGGGCTTGCCGAATTCCACCGGTTTCCCGTTGGCGGTGATAAAGGTGTAATAGGAATATTCAGCAAGCGATTCCTTGACCGTATTGCCGATCTCGGCCAGCTCGTCCTTGTCCAGCTTCAGGTCGCTGTTCTTGTCGTAGTCCATC
This is a stretch of genomic DNA from Agrobacterium fabrum str. C58. It encodes these proteins:
- a CDS encoding DUF1007 family protein, with product MNRRLLLLAAGLTSIPIAASAHPHIFAEARMEIVEGPNGTIQEVRNIWRFDEMFSASVVMDYDKNSDLKLDKDELAEIGNTVKESLAEYSYYTFITANGKPVEFGKPDAIHVDYKDQQILMFFSVKPAKPLSIKGKLSFGAWDPTMYTAIDFAKDGDIATEGKDLNACKHHIVRPDPDEVISQNQSSLTDAFFNDPTGTDMTKLFATRLEISC